One window of the Zea mays cultivar B73 chromosome 3, Zm-B73-REFERENCE-NAM-5.0, whole genome shotgun sequence genome contains the following:
- the LOC110485087 gene encoding 60S ribosomal protein L8: MGRVIRAQRKGAGSVFKSHTHHRKGPARFRSLDFGERNGYLKGVVTDVIHDPGRGAPLAKVTFRHPFRYKHQKELFVAAEGMYTGQFVYCGRRATLSIGNVLPLRGIPEGAVVCNVEHHVGDRGVFARASGDYAIVISHNPDNGTSRIKLPSGAKKIVPSSCRAMIGQVAGGGRTEKPMLKAGNAYHKYRVKRNSWPKVRGVAMNPVEHPHGGGNHQHIGHASTVRRDAPPGQKVGLIAARRTGRLRGQAAATASKADKAT, from the exons ATGGGTCGCGTGATCCGCGCGCAGCGTAAGGGTGCGGGATCCGTGTTCAAGTCCCACACCCACCACCGCAAGGGCCCCGCCCGGTTCCGCTCCCTCGACTTCGGCGAGCGCAACGGGTACCTCAAGGGCGTAGTCACCGACGTGATCCACGACCCCGGACGCGGCGCCCCGCTCGCCAAGGTCACCTTCCGCCACCCCTTCAGGTACAAGCACCAGAAGGAGCTCTTCGTCGCCGCCGAGGGCATGTACACCGGCCAGTTCGTTTACTGCGGCCGCCGCGCCACGCTCTCCATCGGCAACGTCCTGCCGCTCCGCGGGATCCCCGAGGGTGCCGTCGTCTGCAACGTCGAGCACCACGTTGGTGACCGCGGTGTCTTCGCCAGGGCCTCTGGGGACTACGCCATCGTGATCAGCCACAACCCTGACAACGGAACCTCGAG GATCAAGCTGCCATCTGGTGCCAAGAAAATTGTCCCCAGCAGCTGCCGTGCCATGATTGGGCAGGTTGCCGGTGGTGGCAGGACTGAGAAGCCGATGCTGAAGGCTGGCAACGCCTACCACAAGTACCGTGTGAAGAGGAACAGCTGGCCCAAGGTCCGTGGTGTGGCCATGAACCCCGTGGAGCATCCCCACGGAGGAGGTAACCACCAACATATCGGTCACGCCTCTACTGTCCGCCGCGATGCTCCCCCTGGCCAGAAGGTCGGTCTCATTGCGGCTAGGAGGACTGGAAGGCTCAGAGGCCAGGCTGCTGCCACAGCCTCCAAGGCTGACAAGGCCACCTAG
- the LOC100272685 gene encoding uncharacterized protein LOC100272685 precursor — MARCLALVALLVLGLAAAASAADAPFVVAHKKISLSRPKPGVERVAVSLDLYNQGSATAYDVSINDDSWPTEVFELVTGEKSKTLERLDPGATASHTYVLETKTQGRFQGSPAIITYRVPTKTALQEAYSTPIFPLDILAERPPEKKFEWAKRLVMKYGSLVSVVSFVGLFIYLVASPSKSSSKASKKRR; from the exons ATGGCGCGGTGCCTCGCGCTCGTCGCCCTCCTCGTACTcggcctcgccgccgccgcctccgcggcCGACGCGCCCTTCGTCGTCGCGCACAAGAAAATTTCGCTCTCCCGCCCCAAGCCGGGCGTCGAGCGCGTCGCTGTCTCCCTCGACCTCTACAACCAGGGATCCGC GACTGCCTATGATGTGTCCATTAATGACGACTCTTGGCCAACAGAAGTGTTTGAGCTTGTCACTGGAGAGAAATCGAAGACATTGGAAAGGCTTGACCC TGGTGCCACTGCTTCACACACATATGTCCTGGAGACCAAAACACAGGGCAGGTTCCAGGGTTCACCAGCTATCATTACATACCGTGTTCCCACAAAGACAGCTCTTCAG GAGGCATACTCAACTCCCATCTTCCCACTGGATATTCTCGCTGAGAGACCTCCAGAGAAGAAGTTTGAATGG GCTAAG AGGCTTGTGATGAAATACGGGTCACTTGTGTCTGTTGTCTCTTTTGTTGGACTGTTTATCTACCTTGTCGCGAGCCCGTCGAAGAGCAGCTCAAAGGCAAGCAAGAAGAGACGCTGA